A DNA window from Xyrauchen texanus isolate HMW12.3.18 chromosome 6, RBS_HiC_50CHRs, whole genome shotgun sequence contains the following coding sequences:
- the LOC127644570 gene encoding gastrula zinc finger protein xLCGF3.1-like — translation MDFIKEDMGYPEPLKKKNEENEEQIDLTEVEEESQKLNEVEKKNQDQKPEKKSLTCLQCGKSFTWKESLKRHMRIHTGEKPFTCLQCGKSFTYKENLHVHMRIHTGVRPFTCLQCGNSFTHNKHLQRHTQIHTGEKPFTCHLCENRFAREEQLKNHMRIHTGEKPFMCFQCGKSFTQATNLQIHKLIHSGVKPLKGEREKVHMCFECGKTFNRPYRLMDHQSIHTGEKLYKCSHCEKRYSQSGYLKIHERVHTGEKPYHCSLCEMSFSTSSSLKKHMIHHCKK, via the exons atggattTTATTAAAGAGGACATGGGTTATCCAGAACCactcaaaaagaaaaatgaagaaaatgagGAACAAATAG ACCTGACGGAAGTGGAAGAAGAAAGCCAaaaactgaatgaagtggagaaGAAAAATCAGGATCAGAAACCAGAAAAAAAGTCTTTAacctgccttcagtgtggaaagagtttcacatggAAGGAAAGCCTTAagcgtcacatgagaattcacactggagagaagcctttcacatgccttcagtgtggaaagagttttacatatAAAGAGAACCTTCAtgttcacatgagaattcacactggtgtGAGGCCTTTCACATGTCTTCAGTGTGGAAATAGTTTTACACATAATAAGCACCTTCAGAggcacacacaaattcacactggagagaagccattcaCATGCCATCTGTGTGAGAATAGATTCGCTCGTGAAGAACAGCTTAAGAATCACATGaggattcacactggagagaagcctttcatgtgttttcagtgtggaaagagttttacacagGCAACCAATCTCCAAATTCACAAGCTCATTCACTCCGGAGTAAAGCCACTAAAAGGTGAACGTGAAAAAGttcatatgtgctttgaatgtgggaaaACCTTTAACAGACCCTACCGCTTGATGGATCACCAAAgcatccatactggagaaaaactgTACAAGTGTTCACATTGTGAAAAGAGATACAGTCAGTCAGGATAcctgaaaatacatgagagagtgcacactggagagaagccgtacCACTGCTCTTTATGTGAGATGAGTTTCAGCACATCAAGTTCTCTTAAGAAACACATGATTCATCACTGTAAGAAATAA